Proteins from one Ipomoea triloba cultivar NCNSP0323 chromosome 1, ASM357664v1 genomic window:
- the LOC116019197 gene encoding protein LIGHT-DEPENDENT SHORT HYPOCOTYLS 10-like, with protein sequence MNSSPPNHDGATPPPATAEGSSRSGSADQPPLSRYESQKRRDWNTFGQYLKNQRPPVSLSHCNCNHVLEFLRYLDQFGKTKVHLHGCVFFGQPDPPSPCTCPLRQAWGSLDALIGRLRAAYDENGGSPENNPFGNGAIRVYLREVKECQAKARGIPYKKKKKRKLNPVRGINDQNTTLKQSTTNMVK encoded by the exons ATGAATTCTTCTCCACCCAACCACGACGGAGCAACGCCGCCGCCGGCCACCGCCGAGGGCTCCTCCCGCTCCGGCTCCGCCGATCAGCCGCCCCTGAGCCGCTACGAGTCCCAGAAACGCCGCGACTGGAACACGTTCGGTCAGTACTTAAAGAACCAACGGCCaccggtctccttatcccactGTAACTGCAACCACGTGCTGGAATTCCTCCGCTACCTCGATCAGTTCGGGAAAACTAAGGTTCACTTGCACGGTTGCGTGTTCTTCGGGCAACCCGATCCCCCGTCCCCCTGCACGTGCCCTCTCCGGCAAGCATGGGGCAGCCTCGACGCCTTGATTGGCCGCCTCCGCGCCGCCTACGATGAAAACGGCGGCTCGCCGGAGAATAATCCGTTCGGGAACGGCGCGATTCGGGTTTATCTCCGGGAGGTCAAGGAATGCCAGGCCAAAGCGCGAGGGATCCCTtacaagaagaaaaagaagcgCAAGTTAAATCCAGTTAGGGGAATTAACGATCAGAATACTACCTTGAAACAGTCCACAACAAATATG GTCAAGTAG